GCCCAGGCCCTCGCCGAGCTCCCCCCGACCGAGGCCGCCGAGTTGCTGGAGGACCTGGCCCGCGACGACGACCGCTCCGTCTCACTGACCGCCGCCGCCGTGCTCGCCCGGCACGAACGGAACTGACGTGCCTGGAGCGGTCCGCGCCATAGGTGGCACGGACTGCGCCCGGCACGTCAGTTCGGTTCGGGTCGCTTCTTAGGAGCCGAGATCCAGACGGCGGCGCTCACCGCCAGCGTCCCGGCCACCTCGCCCCAGGTGGGCACCTGACGCAGGAGCAGTACGCCGATCACCGCCGCCGATACCGGCAGCAGCGCGTTCAGGAGGGCGAAGGTGGCGGTGCCGAGCCGCTTCAGGGTGACCTGGTCGAGGCTGTAGGGGATGACCGTGGACAGCAGCCCGACCCCCAGCAGCAGCAGGGCGATCGGCCAGGTCATGGCCGTGAGGGTGCCGCCGGCGAGAAACGGGCCATAGAGCAGGGAGGCGACCGTCAGGCCCACCGCCAGCGAGGCGACACCGCTGCGCTGAGTGACGATCCGGCCACCGATCACCATGTATCCGGCCCACAGCACCCCGGCGCCCAGGGCGGCGGCCAAGCCCAGGGCGAGCTCCGCCGTCGGTTGCTGCCCGTTCCAGTCGAGGCCCACGAGCGAGATCGCCAGCACCCCGGCGGCGGCCAGGACCACGGCGAGGCGGTGGCGGGTGCCGCGCCCGCCGGCGGCGGCCACCACGACCGGCCCGGCGAACTCCAGTGCGACCGCCGCACCGAGGGGCAGATGGTCGATTGCGATGTAGAACAGGATGTTCATCCCCAGCAGCACCAGCCCGAACACGGCCGTCTGCGCGAAGGTCCGGCGCGTCCAGCTCCACCGCCACGGCCGCACCAGCACCAGCAGCACCAGCGCCCCGACGGCGCCCCTCGCCCAGGCCACCGACGGCGCCGGGATCGTGGCGTACAGGCCCACGGCGAGCGCCGCGCCGAGGTACTGACTCACACCGGCGGTCAGGAACAGCGCCGGGGCGGGGACGCGATCGAGCGGGGCCTTCACCACGTCACGGTCACCGCCAGGGCCCGGTGGTCCGAGACCGGCAGACGCCGGGCCCGCACCTGGCTCACCTCGGCTCCCCGGACCAGGACGTGGTCGAGCTGACGGCGCGGCGTGGCCGCCGGGAACGTGAGAGCGGCCGGCAGGTGATAGCCACGGGCGATGGGTCGCGTGGCCCACGGGTCGAGGTTCAGGTCCCCGCAGACCAGGGCCGGTTCGGACGCCGCAAGGCCGTCGATGCTGCGCAGCAGCCGTCCGAGCTGCACGGCGGCCATCGGGGCGAGCAGCGAGAGGTGGGTCGAGCACACCACCACCGGCCCGGCCGGGGTCTGCAGCACCGCGACCAGGGCCGCCCGGGGCTCGTCCTCCCACCGGGCGATCCGGCCCGCGCGCCAGGACGGCAGCGGCACCCGGATGCGGGGGTAGCGCAGCACGAACCAGGCGAGGACCGGGTGGCGGGAGACCAGGGCCACCCCGTAGGCGGGACCGGGGTGGCCACCCGATCGCGCCGGGATCTGCCGGGCTCTCGAGCGGACATCGCCGGTGAGCGTGGCCGCGTACCGCACGTGCGCCAGGCCCAGGGAGTCGGCCACCAGCCGGGCCTGGTCCTGCCCGCCGCTACGCGGTTGGCCGCGGTCCACCTCCTGCAGTGCCACCACGTCGGTCTCGATCCCGGCCACGGCGGAGGCGAGACCTGCTGCGTCGGTGGGCTGCGCCGTCCTTCCGTCCAACCCCCGCTG
Above is a window of Ruania suaedae DNA encoding:
- a CDS encoding EamA family transporter codes for the protein MKAPLDRVPAPALFLTAGVSQYLGAALAVGLYATIPAPSVAWARGAVGALVLLVLVRPWRWSWTRRTFAQTAVFGLVLLGMNILFYIAIDHLPLGAAVALEFAGPVVVAAAGGRGTRHRLAVVLAAAGVLAISLVGLDWNGQQPTAELALGLAAALGAGVLWAGYMVIGGRIVTQRSGVASLAVGLTVASLLYGPFLAGGTLTAMTWPIALLLLGVGLLSTVIPYSLDQVTLKRLGTATFALLNALLPVSAAVIGVLLLRQVPTWGEVAGTLAVSAAVWISAPKKRPEPN
- a CDS encoding endonuclease/exonuclease/phosphatase family protein, giving the protein MSLRVLTLNLQRGLDGRTAQPTDAAGLASAVAGIETDVVALQEVDRGQPRSGGQDQARLVADSLGLAHVRYAATLTGDVRSRARQIPARSGGHPGPAYGVALVSRHPVLAWFVLRYPRIRVPLPSWRAGRIARWEDEPRAALVAVLQTPAGPVVVCSTHLSLLAPMAAVQLGRLLRSIDGLAASEPALVCGDLNLDPWATRPIARGYHLPAALTFPAATPRRQLDHVLVRGAEVSQVRARRLPVSDHRALAVTVTW